The following are from one region of the Romeriopsis navalis LEGE 11480 genome:
- the rlmN gene encoding 23S rRNA (adenine(2503)-C(2))-methyltransferase RlmN, with amino-acid sequence MESPDLAPLPPTTDALTVADQVVDQAAHQFLVGASVQELTDWIQAQGQPAYRGKQLHQWIYQRGVRALTDITVFPKSWRETMQDYSVGRSEIAYRAAAPDGTVKFLLKVARGDIIETVGIPTDNRLTVCVSSQVGCPMGCDFCATGKGGFKRNLERHEIVDQVLTVQEDFGRRVSNIVFMGMGEPLLNIENVLGALRSFNEDLGIGKRMMTISTVGIPGKIRRLAAQQLQSTLAVSLHASNQQIREDMIPSARQYPITELLDECREYVRITGRRITFEYIVLHGTNDLPEHAEQLAKHLRGFQSHVNLIPYNPISEVDYQRPSDRQLQQFINILKSRHIAVSVRRSRGLEADAACGQLRASQALTTAS; translated from the coding sequence ATGGAATCGCCTGATTTAGCTCCATTGCCGCCTACCACTGACGCGCTAACAGTCGCGGATCAAGTTGTGGATCAAGCCGCACATCAGTTTTTGGTGGGGGCTTCGGTCCAAGAGTTAACAGACTGGATCCAAGCGCAGGGGCAGCCGGCTTATCGGGGGAAGCAGCTGCATCAATGGATTTATCAGCGAGGTGTGCGAGCCCTCACCGACATTACGGTATTTCCAAAATCCTGGCGGGAGACGATGCAGGACTATTCTGTCGGACGATCGGAAATTGCCTATCGGGCCGCAGCACCGGATGGCACAGTAAAGTTTTTGCTCAAGGTTGCTAGGGGCGACATTATTGAAACTGTTGGGATCCCCACTGATAATCGCTTGACGGTTTGTGTCTCGTCGCAAGTTGGTTGTCCGATGGGTTGTGATTTTTGTGCGACCGGGAAAGGTGGGTTTAAGCGCAACCTCGAACGCCATGAAATTGTCGATCAAGTGCTCACGGTGCAGGAAGACTTTGGGCGGCGGGTCAGCAATATTGTCTTTATGGGTATGGGTGAGCCGCTGCTAAATATTGAAAATGTCCTCGGAGCGCTGCGATCGTTCAATGAAGATCTCGGCATTGGCAAGCGCATGATGACGATCTCGACCGTCGGTATTCCGGGCAAAATTCGGCGACTGGCGGCGCAACAGTTGCAGTCAACGCTGGCGGTGAGTTTACATGCTTCGAATCAGCAAATTCGCGAAGATATGATCCCGAGCGCGCGGCAATATCCAATTACTGAACTGTTGGATGAATGTCGTGAATATGTGCGAATTACAGGCCGTCGCATCACATTTGAATATATTGTGCTCCACGGCACAAATGATCTACCCGAGCATGCGGAGCAATTAGCCAAACATCTGCGGGGATTTCAGAGCCATGTGAACTTGATCCCCTACAACCCGATTTCCGAAGTTGACTATCAGCGCCCCTCCGATCGACAGTTGCAGCAGTTTATCAATATTCTCAAGTCGCGCCATATTGCGGTGAGCGTGCGGCGATCGCGGGGATTAGAAGCGGATGCGGCCTGTGGTCAACTTAGGGCGAGTCAGGCGTTGACCACAGCTTCCTAA
- a CDS encoding replication restart DNA helicase PriA: protein MKRHTTLSPIRAQNICCPNCGSRSAERHWIEDENTVRTQCPECDYLLISCSLTANVVEAYFPSSTCEKVA from the coding sequence ATGAAACGCCATACAACACTCTCCCCCATCCGCGCCCAAAATATTTGCTGCCCCAACTGTGGCAGTCGATCGGCCGAACGCCATTGGATCGAAGATGAAAACACCGTGCGGACTCAATGCCCTGAATGCGATTACTTATTAATTAGCTGTTCGCTCACGGCCAATGTGGTCGAAGCCTATTTCCCCAGCAGCACTTGCGAGAAAGTCGCTTAA
- a CDS encoding DUF4230 domain-containing protein — translation MRSEISQKPIAADVSRRSPSTVATIVRGLGLISMGGSMMLGGIIFLGVWKTGDQFFSNLLGWFKQGNSTPQVDVRSVVVKQVQDASELTTAIFTMEAIVPTKQDANLGGFVLGTTKLLYVAYGQVRAGVDLSQIKPANIQVQGDQLNIQLPAPQLLDSKIDVSRSNVYDYNRGFLGLGPDAAPTLQTLAQKKALERIVDAACREGILQKANDRAKLVVSQLVKVPTAKTVTVQLTPPAACQVATPNPTAGNSAPPASPTATQIAPSPLAPSRPRLTPSPTAPSPTLQVPVLPPST, via the coding sequence ATGCGTTCTGAAATTTCCCAAAAACCAATTGCTGCTGATGTTTCCCGACGATCGCCGTCAACGGTGGCGACAATTGTGCGGGGCTTGGGACTGATTAGCATGGGCGGCTCAATGATGCTTGGTGGCATCATTTTTCTCGGGGTTTGGAAAACCGGCGATCAGTTTTTTAGCAATCTCCTCGGTTGGTTTAAACAAGGCAATTCCACCCCCCAGGTAGATGTGCGATCGGTCGTCGTCAAACAAGTCCAAGACGCCAGCGAACTCACAACCGCCATCTTCACCATGGAAGCGATCGTCCCAACCAAGCAAGACGCGAACCTAGGTGGGTTTGTCCTCGGTACAACTAAGTTACTCTACGTCGCCTACGGTCAGGTGCGGGCAGGCGTCGATCTCAGCCAGATCAAACCGGCTAACATCCAGGTTCAGGGCGATCAACTCAACATTCAACTGCCTGCCCCCCAGCTCCTAGACAGCAAAATTGATGTCAGTCGCTCCAATGTGTATGACTACAACCGAGGATTTCTCGGTCTGGGCCCCGATGCCGCGCCCACACTACAAACCCTCGCCCAGAAAAAAGCTCTGGAACGCATCGTTGATGCCGCCTGCCGGGAAGGCATTCTGCAAAAAGCGAACGATCGGGCCAAACTCGTTGTCTCCCAACTGGTCAAGGTACCAACCGCCAAAACCGTGACCGTTCAGCTCACCCCTCCCGCTGCTTGCCAAGTTGCCACGCCCAATCCCACCGCCGGCAATTCTGCGCCCCCCGCGAGTCCAACCGCCACACAAATTGCACCGAGTCCGCTAGCGCCGAGTCGTCCGCGGCTAACACCATCACCCACGGCCCCATCACCGACGCTACAAGTCCCAGTGCTACCGCCATCGACTTAG
- the clpS gene encoding ATP-dependent Clp protease adapter ClpS, translating into MTLIQRVERANDSDWAMRPMAILMPDVAGADVVQSVPVRSAVDAPEKAAKKTWQPYPNFKVIVLDDDFNTFEHVSTCLLKYIPHLNADRAWALTNQVHHDGQAIVWIGPQEQAELYHMQLGWEGLTMAPLEAA; encoded by the coding sequence ATGACTTTGATCCAGCGCGTGGAAAGAGCCAACGACTCCGATTGGGCAATGCGTCCAATGGCGATCCTGATGCCTGATGTTGCTGGGGCTGATGTCGTACAGTCAGTGCCCGTGCGATCGGCTGTAGATGCTCCAGAGAAAGCGGCGAAGAAAACTTGGCAGCCTTATCCGAATTTTAAGGTGATCGTGCTCGATGATGATTTCAATACGTTTGAGCATGTATCGACTTGCCTGCTCAAATACATTCCGCATTTGAATGCCGATCGGGCTTGGGCTTTAACCAATCAAGTACATCATGATGGCCAAGCGATTGTCTGGATTGGTCCCCAAGAGCAAGCAGAGCTATACCATATGCAGCTGGGATGGGAGGGGTTAACGATGGCTCCATTAGAGGCGGCATAA
- a CDS encoding GAF domain-containing sensor histidine kinase codes for MNNQPSTRMLPQSLSDLVAGDDVLLEPTTQLDLATLDLACLGGTVTIDDLHQYVAALEQQHQELRQAKSVQVWFEALAKMTQHFQASFDETKIFSQILPELVQVLGGDGCELSLYNTSGSLVLVRYEYDARHSARVQRVDFPPEPPNVWSEITQFSGHHPDSSLDMFSLVAPIADVDGCLGVLQLKRREQAFGSAEQQFIVQVMAQLSIGLRRNRLAQLNQTQTVELKHLNHLQDAFLGTVSYELRIPLANMRMAIQMITLTLNRPEAAAILLPSASLDKVQQYLAVLHRECDRETKLVQDLLDLQQVDADMLSLVMAAIDLADWLPYVLKGFGKRARELDLTLNYSIEPGLPTFMSDQITLSRIVTELVGNACKFTPVGGSIQVDVSQQQQAGRSRLVIAVENTGVEIPIEEQGRVFDQFYRVSQMDIRRLGGIGLGLALVKRLAQRLGGDIQLVSHDGMTRFWVVLPLS; via the coding sequence ATGAACAATCAACCTTCGACACGGATGTTGCCACAATCGCTGAGTGACTTGGTTGCTGGCGATGATGTACTGCTAGAACCAACGACACAGCTGGATTTGGCGACCTTGGATTTAGCCTGTCTGGGTGGAACGGTGACGATCGATGATTTACATCAATACGTGGCGGCTTTAGAGCAGCAACACCAGGAATTGCGGCAGGCCAAATCAGTGCAAGTCTGGTTTGAGGCGTTAGCGAAGATGACGCAGCACTTTCAAGCGAGTTTTGATGAGACCAAGATTTTCAGCCAGATCTTGCCGGAGTTGGTGCAGGTTTTAGGCGGTGATGGCTGCGAGCTATCCCTCTACAACACAAGTGGCAGCTTAGTTTTGGTGCGTTATGAGTATGATGCAAGGCATTCGGCGAGGGTCCAACGGGTTGATTTCCCGCCCGAACCACCGAATGTCTGGAGTGAAATTACCCAATTTTCCGGCCATCATCCAGACTCTTCATTGGATATGTTTTCGCTGGTGGCACCGATTGCGGACGTGGATGGTTGTCTTGGCGTGCTGCAGTTGAAGCGGCGTGAGCAGGCATTTGGGTCGGCGGAGCAGCAGTTTATTGTACAGGTGATGGCGCAGTTGTCGATTGGGCTACGGCGGAATCGATTAGCGCAATTGAACCAGACCCAAACGGTTGAGCTGAAGCACCTGAATCATTTGCAAGATGCGTTTTTAGGCACGGTGTCCTACGAGTTGCGGATTCCCCTGGCAAATATGCGTATGGCGATTCAGATGATTACGCTAACGCTCAACCGGCCCGAGGCGGCGGCGATCTTATTACCGTCCGCATCATTGGATAAAGTGCAGCAGTATTTAGCGGTCTTGCACCGAGAGTGCGACCGTGAGACGAAGCTGGTGCAGGATTTGTTGGATTTGCAGCAAGTCGATGCGGATATGCTGTCGTTGGTCATGGCGGCGATCGATTTGGCAGATTGGTTACCCTATGTCTTAAAGGGCTTTGGCAAGCGCGCGCGCGAACTCGACTTAACGCTGAATTACTCGATCGAGCCCGGTCTTCCGACGTTCATGTCGGATCAAATTACGCTATCGCGAATTGTGACGGAGCTGGTGGGTAACGCCTGCAAGTTTACGCCCGTGGGTGGGTCGATCCAGGTGGATGTGTCGCAGCAACAGCAAGCGGGCCGATCACGGTTAGTGATTGCAGTAGAGAATACGGGCGTGGAAATCCCGATCGAAGAGCAAGGCCGGGTATTTGATCAGTTTTATCGCGTGTCCCAGATGGATATTCGGCGCTTGGGCGGCATTGGCTTAGGCTTGGCCCTGGTGAAGCGTTTGGCGCAACGTCTGGGGGGTGATATTCAGTTGGTGAGCCATGATGGGATGACCCGTTTTTGGGTGGTACTTCCCCTATCGTGA
- a CDS encoding FAD-binding domain-containing protein, producing the protein MADLILFWHRRDLRLSDNIGLAMARQRSAKVVGIFCFDPAILQAEDIAAVRVDYLLGSLKALKASYQAAGSDLIFLQDNPITALPRLAQALDAKAVFWNWDVEPYAQTRDDAMIKALQEIGIAAHTEWDQLLHTPYDIVSKAKSAPYTVYGPFWKNWATKDKADPYPALQGLEGLSDKQQEIVQKNGAIAIPALQDLGFSWDNGQILEPGETAAQRTLEYFAAKHIEAYDDARNFPAQPGTSTLSPALKFGTIGIRTIWQATIAARTQARSDEAHTGIRTWQQELAWREFYQHVMFHFPELADGPYREHFKNFPWEDNDSHFQAWCAGHTGYPIIDAAMRQLNETGWMHNRCRMIVASFLTKDLILDWRLGEKYFMQHLVDGDLSANNGGWQWSASSGMDPKPLRIFNPASQAKKFDADAEYIRHWIPELRAVETAQLISGVIDASDLARAGYPKPIVDHSVQQREFKARYAAQKAKLTDISASLS; encoded by the coding sequence ATGGCTGATTTAATTCTTTTCTGGCACCGTCGCGACCTGCGCCTCAGCGACAACATCGGCCTCGCCATGGCCCGCCAACGATCGGCCAAAGTCGTCGGTATTTTCTGCTTCGATCCAGCAATTCTCCAGGCAGAAGACATCGCCGCCGTCCGGGTCGATTATCTACTCGGCAGCCTCAAAGCCCTCAAAGCCAGCTACCAAGCCGCTGGCAGTGACTTAATTTTTCTGCAAGATAATCCGATCACTGCACTGCCGCGTCTGGCTCAAGCCTTAGATGCCAAAGCCGTCTTCTGGAATTGGGATGTCGAACCCTATGCCCAAACGCGCGACGATGCCATGATCAAAGCGCTACAGGAAATTGGCATCGCCGCCCATACCGAATGGGACCAACTGCTCCATACCCCCTACGACATCGTATCGAAAGCCAAAAGCGCCCCCTACACCGTCTACGGCCCCTTCTGGAAAAACTGGGCAACAAAGGATAAAGCCGATCCATATCCAGCACTCCAGGGCCTCGAAGGACTCAGCGATAAGCAACAGGAAATCGTACAGAAAAACGGCGCGATCGCCATTCCTGCACTCCAAGACCTCGGCTTCAGTTGGGACAACGGCCAAATCCTGGAACCCGGCGAAACCGCCGCCCAGAGGACACTGGAATACTTTGCGGCCAAACACATCGAAGCCTACGACGACGCCCGTAATTTCCCCGCCCAACCCGGCACCTCCACCCTCAGTCCGGCCCTGAAGTTTGGCACGATCGGCATCCGCACAATCTGGCAAGCCACGATCGCTGCCCGCACTCAAGCCCGCAGCGATGAAGCCCACACCGGAATTCGCACATGGCAGCAAGAACTTGCTTGGCGCGAATTCTACCAACATGTCATGTTCCATTTCCCCGAACTCGCCGATGGCCCCTACCGCGAGCATTTCAAAAACTTTCCCTGGGAAGATAACGACTCGCATTTCCAAGCTTGGTGCGCAGGCCACACCGGCTACCCAATCATTGACGCCGCCATGCGGCAACTCAACGAAACCGGCTGGATGCACAACCGCTGCCGCATGATTGTGGCCAGCTTCCTCACCAAAGACCTAATCCTCGACTGGCGCTTAGGTGAAAAATATTTTATGCAACATCTGGTCGATGGTGACCTGTCAGCGAATAACGGCGGCTGGCAATGGAGCGCCTCCAGCGGCATGGATCCCAAACCACTGCGAATTTTCAACCCCGCGAGCCAAGCCAAAAAGTTCGATGCCGACGCTGAATATATTCGTCATTGGATACCCGAACTACGTGCTGTCGAAACGGCCCAACTCATCAGTGGTGTCATCGACGCATCCGATCTAGCTCGGGCCGGATACCCCAAACCAATCGTCGATCACAGCGTCCAGCAACGCGAATTCAAAGCCCGCTATGCCGCCCAAAAAGCCAAACTCACCGACATATCCGCATCGCTGAGTTGA
- a CDS encoding NUDIX hydrolase: MPYGSEPPQKLRENLIYHGRKFDFEANRLRLPNQSEGDWECIRHPGGALAVPLTNDGKLAIVRQYRFAAQGRLLEFPAGTIEVGESPESTIEREIQEEVGYVGTTWRKLGEFFLAPGYSDEIIYAFLATDLTKLEVPPTQDEDEDIEVVLMTPDEVETAILNGEMTDGKSMAAFLLAKPYL; the protein is encoded by the coding sequence ATGCCCTACGGTTCCGAACCCCCGCAGAAGCTGCGCGAAAACTTGATTTATCATGGCCGCAAATTTGACTTTGAAGCCAATCGCCTCCGCCTCCCCAACCAATCCGAGGGGGATTGGGAATGTATCCGCCATCCTGGTGGCGCCCTCGCCGTCCCCTTAACGAACGATGGCAAACTGGCGATCGTGCGGCAATATCGCTTTGCGGCTCAAGGACGACTGTTGGAATTCCCAGCAGGGACGATCGAAGTCGGTGAAAGTCCCGAATCTACGATCGAGCGGGAAATCCAAGAAGAAGTCGGCTACGTTGGCACAACCTGGCGCAAACTCGGAGAATTTTTCTTGGCCCCTGGTTATTCTGACGAAATTATTTACGCCTTTCTTGCGACTGATTTGACCAAGCTAGAAGTGCCCCCAACGCAGGATGAGGATGAAGACATTGAAGTGGTGCTGATGACGCCGGATGAAGTGGAAACAGCGATTCTCAATGGTGAGATGACGGATGGTAAGTCGATGGCGGCATTTCTGCTGGCAAAGCCATATTTATAG
- the folK gene encoding 2-amino-4-hydroxy-6-hydroxymethyldihydropteridine diphosphokinase, producing MNQSRCAIALGANLGDPEATLEAAIKTLDQTPQIRVEQCSSWYLTKAIGPPQPDYINGCAILQTSLTPPQLMQTLLEVENQFGRIRRERWGARTLDLDLLLFDDVVLESPDLIIPHPRMGDRAFVLIPLAEIAAHWIDPISQFAIATLVEQVDTTGVRQAHPTA from the coding sequence ATGAACCAATCGCGCTGCGCCATTGCCCTCGGAGCCAACCTCGGCGACCCCGAAGCCACCCTCGAAGCGGCGATCAAGACGCTCGATCAAACGCCACAAATCAGGGTTGAGCAATGTTCTAGCTGGTATCTCACTAAGGCAATCGGCCCCCCACAACCCGACTACATCAACGGTTGTGCAATTTTGCAAACCAGCCTGACGCCGCCGCAGTTAATGCAAACGTTGCTGGAAGTTGAAAATCAATTTGGCCGTATCCGCCGGGAGCGATGGGGGGCGCGGACCCTTGACTTAGATCTGCTGCTATTTGACGATGTAGTCCTAGAATCGCCGGATTTGATAATTCCCCATCCCCGGATGGGTGATCGGGCCTTTGTCCTGATTCCCCTAGCCGAAATCGCGGCTCACTGGATCGATCCGATATCTCAGTTCGCCATTGCGACGTTAGTTGAACAAGTCGATACTACTGGGGTGCGGCAAGCTCATCCCACGGCTTAA
- a CDS encoding IscS subfamily cysteine desulfurase, with product MSKPIYLDAHSTTPVDDRVLEVMLPFFTEHFGNPASTTHEYGWAAESAVKRSRAIIAAAIGADPTEIAFTSGATEANNLAIKGVAEAHHSRGRHIVTVATEHNAVLDPCRYLESLGFEITILPVLSDGLVDLEKLEPALRDDTILVSVMAANNEIGVLQPITQIGQLCHDRGIFFHTDAAQAIGKIPLNVQQQNIDLMSLTAHKIYGPKGIGALYVRRRNPRVTIAPQLHGGGHERGMRSGTLAAPQIVGLAKAIELGVELMVEDNARMLALRDQLWQQIQALDGVSLNGHPTQRLAGNLNVSVAGVEGNALLMGLRSAMAISSGSACTSAKIEPSHVLQAMGVADELAFASVRFGIGRFNIATEIDQAAQAFASTVNHLRAG from the coding sequence ATGAGTAAACCAATCTATCTGGATGCCCACAGCACAACCCCGGTTGACGATCGGGTGCTGGAAGTGATGTTGCCGTTTTTTACTGAGCATTTTGGCAATCCGGCGAGTACCACCCATGAGTATGGCTGGGCGGCGGAGTCGGCGGTCAAGCGATCGCGCGCGATCATTGCGGCGGCGATCGGGGCGGACCCAACGGAAATCGCCTTTACCAGTGGGGCAACGGAAGCGAATAATTTGGCGATTAAGGGTGTGGCAGAAGCGCATCACTCGCGGGGACGACATATTGTCACGGTCGCGACGGAGCATAATGCGGTGCTTGATCCTTGCCGATATTTGGAGTCTTTAGGATTCGAAATCACGATTCTGCCAGTGTTATCGGACGGTTTGGTTGACTTAGAAAAGCTGGAACCAGCGCTTCGGGATGACACGATTTTGGTGTCGGTGATGGCGGCGAATAACGAAATTGGTGTATTGCAACCGATCACCCAAATCGGTCAACTCTGCCACGATCGTGGCATTTTCTTCCACACGGATGCGGCCCAAGCGATCGGCAAAATTCCCTTAAATGTCCAGCAGCAAAATATTGATTTGATGTCGCTAACGGCGCATAAGATTTATGGGCCAAAGGGCATTGGGGCGTTGTACGTGCGGCGACGCAATCCACGGGTGACGATTGCCCCGCAGTTGCATGGGGGCGGCCATGAACGCGGGATGCGATCGGGGACTTTGGCCGCGCCGCAAATCGTGGGCTTGGCCAAGGCAATTGAGCTTGGCGTAGAGCTGATGGTTGAAGATAATGCGCGAATGCTCGCGCTGCGTGATCAGCTTTGGCAGCAGATACAGGCGTTAGATGGCGTCTCACTGAATGGTCATCCGACCCAGCGGTTAGCCGGCAATCTCAATGTCAGTGTGGCGGGCGTCGAAGGGAATGCCTTGTTGATGGGATTACGATCGGCAATGGCCATCTCGTCGGGTTCCGCTTGCACATCGGCGAAGATTGAACCTTCCCACGTGTTGCAGGCCATGGGTGTGGCGGATGAATTAGCGTTTGCTTCAGTGCGGTTTGGGATTGGGCGTTTTAATATTGCGACTGAGATCGATCAAGCCGCCCAGGCGTTTGCGTCAACCGTGAATCACTTAAGAGCTGGCTAG
- a CDS encoding glycosyltransferase family 39 protein, producing MTQLPGLRRRKFIGFLLVLTVAVLLRCAHVDNKVFWGDEVYSSLRVFGHTTAQMHRQIAMGQSVAAPELQQFQQRSPDKNIDAVVNALIAEDSHLPPLYFLLLRVWADWFGASAIAIRSLSVLFSLITLPVIYWLAIELFGRTQIAMLAVVLSAVSPMQLLFAQEGRFYSFWTLTTTLAAATLLRALRLGRWHNWGQFALAASALLYSHLLGMVTLAGYGLYVLIMTWRRNWHALQRFILAMTVAALSFAPWFWIFLTSAKDEPTEFKDALPSVTAAIKNLFFVISRSFADFNLDATALPWQSIAVSLCSWSIVALLGFAIYRLMWQSKLRSWLFIVLLLCVTLLPVLPLSLKSALPPRYLVPSYVALPLILAAALGTPGMLRRWVKIGLVGFLVTVGLFSCATIVNAETWWNKEYSNCNLPIAAQLRQSSRPLVVSDGDGRGTFDHALSNVVSLARLAPPETQFQVFLETQLPDRIELAEGMSDRFLVTPSAALLTQLQKQYPGQVKPLIAGAEGYRNPSNYCLWRLPADE from the coding sequence ATGACTCAATTACCCGGATTGCGGCGTCGAAAGTTCATAGGCTTTCTGCTCGTTTTGACGGTGGCTGTGCTGTTACGTTGTGCACATGTTGATAACAAAGTGTTTTGGGGGGATGAAGTCTACTCTTCACTCCGTGTATTTGGTCATACGACGGCCCAGATGCATCGCCAAATTGCGATGGGTCAGTCGGTTGCCGCGCCGGAGCTGCAGCAATTTCAGCAACGATCGCCGGATAAAAACATTGATGCGGTTGTCAATGCTCTGATTGCCGAAGATTCGCATTTGCCGCCGTTATATTTTCTGTTGTTGCGAGTGTGGGCCGATTGGTTTGGCGCCTCGGCGATCGCGATTCGCAGTTTGTCCGTGCTGTTTAGTTTGATTACTTTGCCGGTGATCTACTGGCTGGCCATAGAGTTGTTTGGACGGACCCAAATCGCGATGCTCGCCGTCGTGTTGTCGGCGGTCTCGCCGATGCAACTGCTCTTTGCCCAGGAAGGCCGATTCTACAGCTTTTGGACATTGACAACGACGTTAGCCGCGGCGACGCTATTGCGCGCTTTGCGGTTGGGGCGCTGGCACAATTGGGGCCAGTTTGCGTTAGCGGCCAGTGCGCTGCTGTATAGTCATTTGCTGGGTATGGTGACCTTGGCTGGCTATGGGCTGTATGTGTTGATCATGACTTGGCGACGCAATTGGCATGCGCTGCAACGCTTTATCCTGGCGATGACTGTAGCCGCCTTGAGCTTTGCCCCATGGTTCTGGATCTTTCTGACTAGTGCGAAAGACGAACCGACAGAATTTAAAGATGCCTTACCCAGTGTGACAGCCGCGATCAAGAATCTCTTTTTTGTGATTAGCCGCTCGTTTGCTGACTTTAATTTAGATGCAACGGCATTACCGTGGCAGTCTATTGCGGTGAGTCTGTGCTCTTGGTCGATCGTGGCGTTATTGGGCTTTGCGATCTACCGCTTGATGTGGCAGTCGAAATTGCGATCGTGGCTCTTTATTGTGCTGCTGTTGTGCGTCACCCTGCTGCCCGTGTTGCCATTGAGTTTAAAGTCGGCCTTACCTCCGCGTTACTTAGTGCCATCCTATGTGGCGTTACCCCTGATCTTGGCGGCGGCGTTAGGAACGCCAGGGATGTTAAGGCGCTGGGTAAAAATTGGGTTGGTGGGGTTTTTAGTCACAGTGGGTTTATTTTCCTGTGCGACGATCGTCAACGCGGAAACTTGGTGGAACAAAGAATATAGCAACTGTAATTTGCCAATCGCGGCGCAGCTCCGTCAGTCGTCGCGGCCCTTGGTGGTGAGTGATGGTGATGGCCGTGGCACCTTCGACCATGCGTTGAGTAATGTCGTCTCCCTAGCCCGACTAGCGCCGCCGGAAACCCAATTTCAAGTGTTTCTCGAAACCCAGTTGCCCGACCGGATTGAATTGGCCGAAGGCATGAGCGATCGCTTCTTGGTCACGCCTTCAGCGGCGCTGCTGACGCAACTACAAAAGCAATATCCGGGACAGGTAAAACCGCTAATTGCGGGAGCCGAGGGTTATCGCAATCCATCGAATTATTGCTTGTGGCGCTTGCCTGCTGACGAATAG
- a CDS encoding glycosyltransferase, whose translation MNVLFLTTVLPARKLHGSEIASQNFVEALQHNQCNVTVVGYGRHEDGTCPVASHEVMVADRAVETKQAKFQAIGWFALSLLKRLPYSAAKYISRDYIEQLKTQLVQQHYDAIVIDHAQLGWLMETVGGRYPVVFVAHNLEHDMYLQHYRNARNWLSRWVYQREAKRMEQMEVKLGRTVTQTWTLTEFDADYFSKIPALGKVMPVSLPSGFVAPSAHNSSPKQFDIGIIGSWSWKPNLEGLEWFLAEVYPQLPAAVSIHVAGRGIEWLSGKYPNVTYEGFVDSAQAFMSAAKVMAIPTLSGGGIQIKTLDAIASGAMIVGTPVAMRGIAQPPATVRIASEGPEFATELMAMIAANDSPAAVTGAITTAQDWQHDREQRFFQEISDAMQAIQISPQP comes from the coding sequence ATGAACGTTCTTTTCCTCACCACAGTGCTTCCCGCACGTAAACTGCATGGCAGTGAGATTGCTTCGCAAAATTTTGTCGAAGCCCTGCAACACAATCAATGCAACGTCACGGTCGTGGGCTACGGACGCCATGAAGATGGCACCTGCCCCGTTGCTAGCCACGAAGTCATGGTCGCCGATCGGGCCGTTGAAACAAAGCAAGCGAAATTTCAGGCCATTGGTTGGTTTGCCCTCAGCCTACTCAAACGCCTGCCCTATTCCGCCGCGAAGTATATTTCCCGCGACTATATCGAGCAGCTCAAAACCCAATTAGTGCAGCAGCATTACGACGCGATCGTCATTGATCACGCCCAACTCGGCTGGTTGATGGAAACCGTGGGCGGACGCTATCCGGTGGTATTCGTCGCCCATAACCTCGAACACGATATGTATCTTCAGCACTATCGCAACGCACGTAATTGGCTTAGCCGCTGGGTGTATCAGCGCGAGGCCAAACGTATGGAGCAAATGGAAGTGAAGTTGGGTCGGACCGTCACTCAAACCTGGACCTTGACGGAATTTGATGCCGATTACTTCAGTAAGATTCCGGCACTGGGCAAAGTCATGCCCGTGAGTCTCCCGTCGGGCTTTGTCGCGCCATCCGCCCATAATTCCAGCCCGAAACAGTTTGATATCGGGATTATTGGCAGTTGGTCGTGGAAACCAAATTTAGAAGGTCTTGAGTGGTTTTTGGCGGAAGTCTATCCCCAACTGCCAGCCGCTGTATCAATCCATGTCGCCGGGCGCGGCATCGAGTGGCTGAGTGGCAAATATCCTAACGTCACCTATGAAGGGTTCGTTGATAGTGCCCAAGCATTTATGTCAGCCGCTAAGGTCATGGCAATTCCGACCCTCAGCGGTGGCGGCATTCAGATCAAAACCCTGGATGCGATCGCCTCCGGGGCAATGATCGTCGGCACCCCCGTCGCCATGCGCGGCATTGCACAACCACCCGCCACCGTGCGGATTGCCAGCGAAGGCCCAGAGTTTGCCACCGAATTAATGGCAATGATTGCCGCTAATGACAGCCCAGCAGCTGTGACCGGCGCCATTACGACGGCCCAGGATTGGCAACACGATCGTGAACAGCGGTTCTTCCAGGAAATCAGTGACGCTATGCAAGCAATCCAAATCTCACCGCAACCTTAA